The following coding sequences lie in one Arachis hypogaea cultivar Tifrunner chromosome 4, arahy.Tifrunner.gnm2.J5K5, whole genome shotgun sequence genomic window:
- the LOC112797003 gene encoding LOB domain-containing protein 30, protein MSASTSRGGGGSSSGASGSGTKSRGSGSGGPCGACKFLRRKCAPGCVFAPYFDPDQGATYFASVHKVFGASNVGKLLSKIPVHKRLDAVITICYEAQARMRDPVYGCVGQIFTLQQQVLALQAELSFLQNHLATMEIRQPPPIPPTQGVPTSTIFSVADLPMVVGVASATLSMPATFDPSSHFDLATAQASWAVYQRAMMDPRQYMAVANPIGPTAGGGVDLQTVARELINRHVPPQAPPQTFGSNAASTSAPSLSSSK, encoded by the exons ATGAGTGCAAGCACAAGCCGCGGCGGCGGCGGTAGCAGCAGTGGCGCTAGTGGGAGTGGTACCAAAAGTAGGGGTAGTGGCAGTGGCGGTCCTTGCGGCGCTTGCAAGTTTCTGAGGAGGAAATGTGCTCCGGGATGCGTCTTTGCGCCGTACTTTGATCCAGATCAAGGTGCAACCTACTTTGCGTCGGTGCACAAGGTTTTTGGGGCTAGCAACGTTGGTAAGCTTCTTTCGAAAATTCCAGTTCATAAGAGGCTTGATGCTGTTATTACTATTTGTTATGAAGCACAAGCACGAATGAGAGATCCTGTTTATGGATGTGTTGGTCAAATCTTTACCCTTCAACAACAG GTGTTGGCTTTACAAGCCGAACTCTCATTCTTACAAAATCATCTTGCTACAATGGAGATACGCCAACCGCCACCAATTCCTCCAACGCAAGGAGTGCCGACATCAACTATTTTCTCAGTTGCGGACTTACCAATGGTTGTGGGCGTTGCCTCCGCCACCTTATCAATGCCGGCCACCTTTGATCCATCTTCCCACTTTGATCTAGCAACGGCTCAAGCTTCTTGGGCTGTGTATCAACGGGCCATGATGGACCCACGCCAATACATGGCTGTTGCCAACCCAATAGGCCCAACTGCAGGTGGTGGTGTTGATCTCCAAACAGTTGCACGTGAGCTCATCAATAGGCATGTGCCTCCACAAGCACCACCTCAGACTTTTGGTTCCAATGCTGCATCGACGTCAGCTCCATCGCTTAGTTCTTCTAAGTga
- the LOC140184174 gene encoding uncharacterized protein produces MEKPRRYLSYTPLKVSLVNVYREICHPERLLPPRPIKNKKGGSRSDYCEYHKMYGHPTNNCYDLKNMIEKLAREGQLDRYLVERSDNHGKKKREDSDRRYQPPQTSKRHVHMISGGFEGGGFTMSSRKRHLKRVYQVGNETPDLPTILFTKEDGQGIMPGHDDPVVITMILANANLHRTLVDQGSSADILFKPAFDKLGLDERELKAYPNTLYGLGDMPIKPLGYIPLHTTFGKGKNSKTLSIDFIVIDVGLA; encoded by the coding sequence ATGGAAAAGCCAAGGAGATATCTCTCTTACACTCCTCTGAAAGTTTCCTTAGTCAATGTGTATAGGGAAATTTGCCACCCTGAAAGGCTTCTACCCCCTAGGCCCATCAAGAACAAAAAAGGGGGAAGTCGTAGCGACTACTGCGAATACCACAAGATGTACGGACATCCTACAAACAACTGTTATGACCTcaaaaatatgatagaaaagctggccagagaaggtcagCTCGACAGATATCTCGTAGAGAGGTCGGACAATCATGGAAAAAAGAAGCGAGAGGACAGTGATCGAAGATACCAACCACCACAGACCTCAAAGAGACATGTAcacatgatctcaggagggttcgaAGGAGGAGGGTTCACCATGTCATCTCGTAAGAGACATCTAAAGCGGGTCTATCAAGTCGGGAATGAGACTCCTGATCTCCCAACCATCTTGTTCACCAAAGAGGATGGGCAAGGGATCATGCCTGGGCACGACGACCCGGTGGTGATAACCATGATTTTGGCGAATGCCAATCTCCACAGAACCTTGGTGGACCAAGGGAGTTCGGCTGACATCCTCTTCAAGCCCGCATTCGACAAGTTAGGGTTGGATGAAAGGGAGCTAAAAGCTTACCCGAACACCCTGTATGGACTAGGAGACAtgccaataaagccactaggataCATCCCCCTCCACACGACCTTTGGAAAGGGAAAAAATTCCAAAACTCTAAGCATCGACTTTATCGTCATCGATGTCGGGTTAGCGTAA